Proteins from a single region of Catenulispora acidiphila DSM 44928:
- the orn gene encoding oligoribonuclease, whose translation MSDRLVWIDCEMTGLDLDKDALIEVAVLVTDSELNVLGDGVDVVVAPPAEELPGLLEGMVEVVREMHTASGLLEELSSGIPMAEAQERVLAYVREHVPEAGKAQLAGNSVGTDRGFLARDMPELEQHLHYRIVDVSSIKELARRWYPRVYFNAPKKTGNHRALGDIRDSIAELRYYRDAIFVPQPGPDSETARTVAGRIEAEEAAAAAARAES comes from the coding sequence ATGAGTGACAGGCTGGTGTGGATCGACTGCGAGATGACCGGGCTCGACCTGGACAAGGACGCTCTGATCGAGGTGGCGGTGCTGGTCACTGACTCGGAGCTGAACGTCCTGGGGGACGGGGTCGACGTCGTCGTCGCCCCGCCGGCCGAGGAGCTCCCGGGTCTGCTGGAGGGCATGGTCGAGGTGGTGCGCGAGATGCACACCGCCTCCGGACTGCTGGAGGAGCTCTCGAGCGGGATTCCGATGGCTGAGGCGCAGGAACGGGTCCTGGCCTACGTGCGCGAGCACGTCCCGGAGGCGGGCAAGGCGCAGCTGGCCGGCAACTCGGTCGGCACCGACCGCGGGTTCCTGGCGCGCGACATGCCCGAGCTGGAGCAGCACCTGCACTACCGCATCGTGGACGTCTCCTCGATCAAGGAGCTGGCGCGCCGCTGGTACCCGCGCGTGTACTTCAACGCCCCGAAGAAGACCGGCAACCACCGCGCCCTCGGCGACATCCGCGACTCGATCGCCGAGCTGCGCTACTACCGCGACGCGATCTTCGTCCCGCAGCCCGGCCCGGACTCGGAGACGGCGCGTACCGTCGCGGGCCGGATCGAGGCAGAGGAAGCGGCCGCCGCGGCGGCGCGCGCGGAGTCCTGA
- a CDS encoding cupin domain-containing protein, whose amino-acid sequence MSLSPFSPLSTLADAQPFARDGFTFRPLAVPSRGSAELAVWALDLVPGARSETHSMDREEVFVVVDGAVSATVADREVSAGPGDAIIVPPHATLQIRNASTAEPARLTVATSVGMRAIVGGAPFTPPWAQ is encoded by the coding sequence ATGTCTTTGTCGCCCTTCTCGCCCTTGTCGACCCTCGCCGACGCGCAGCCCTTCGCCCGCGACGGCTTCACCTTCCGCCCCCTGGCCGTACCGTCGCGCGGCAGCGCCGAACTCGCCGTCTGGGCCCTGGACCTGGTCCCCGGCGCCCGCAGCGAGACCCACAGCATGGACCGCGAGGAGGTCTTCGTCGTCGTCGACGGCGCGGTCTCGGCCACGGTCGCCGACCGCGAGGTGAGCGCCGGCCCGGGCGACGCCATCATCGTCCCGCCGCACGCCACCCTGCAGATCCGCAACGCCAGCACCGCCGAACCGGCACGGCTGACGGTCGCGACCTCGGTCGGGATGCGGGCGATCGTCGGCGGCGCGCCGTTCACGCCGCCGTGGGCCCAGTAG